Proteins encoded by one window of Streptomyces sp. NBC_01571:
- a CDS encoding MFS transporter — protein sequence MTHTTTQQPARRTSAAVVPVLAFAGIVVAVMQTLLVPVIKDLPELLGTAPSNATWVMTSTLLAGAVATPIMGRLGDLFGKRRMLLMSLSVMVVGSLIAGFTSDLLVMIAGRALQGFAMGAIPLGIGLMRDMLPREKLGSAMALMSSSIGVGGGLALPLSALVAQHADWHSLFFLAAGLGVVSIVLTLVAVPESPMRAEGTFDVLGAIGLSAGLVLFLLPITKGSDWGWSSGTTLGLFGASAVVLVLWGVMELRVKAPLVDLRTTVRRSVLFTNLASIMVGVSFYVVSLVLPQLLQLPEATGYGLGQSMVVAGLCVAPLGLTMMFTAPVYARISAKYGPKVTLIIGMLIIGIGYGAGLGLMSAAWQTIVIAVVLGAGIGLAYSSLPALIVGSVPASETGAANGLNTLMRSIGTSVSSAVIGMVLANTANDVGGVAVPTMHGFRVSFMIATGAVAVGLVMALFLPRQRQATKPQLLASSAEDAALERAHEVLGGFRGRVLTTAGDPVARAKVTLIDRRGRQAGATLSGEDGCYALAVPAEGAYVLAARAAGHGPLASSATHSGDDRPVDLDLALPGETVPA from the coding sequence ATGACGCACACGACGACCCAACAGCCCGCCCGGAGGACCAGTGCTGCGGTCGTGCCGGTGCTGGCCTTCGCGGGCATCGTTGTCGCGGTGATGCAGACCCTGCTCGTCCCGGTCATCAAGGACCTGCCGGAGCTGCTGGGTACCGCCCCCAGCAACGCCACCTGGGTCATGACCTCGACGTTGCTCGCGGGAGCCGTCGCCACCCCGATCATGGGCCGCCTCGGTGACCTCTTCGGCAAGCGGCGCATGCTGCTCATGAGCCTGTCCGTGATGGTCGTCGGCTCACTGATCGCCGGGTTCACCAGCGACCTGCTCGTGATGATCGCCGGCCGCGCCCTGCAGGGCTTCGCCATGGGCGCGATCCCGCTCGGCATCGGCCTGATGCGCGACATGCTGCCCCGCGAGAAGCTCGGCTCGGCGATGGCCCTGATGAGCTCCTCGATCGGTGTCGGCGGCGGTCTCGCACTGCCGCTCTCGGCCCTGGTCGCGCAGCACGCCGACTGGCACTCCCTGTTCTTCCTCGCCGCCGGACTCGGCGTCGTCTCCATCGTGCTGACCCTCGTCGCCGTACCGGAGTCCCCGATGCGCGCGGAGGGCACCTTCGACGTGCTGGGGGCGATAGGCCTGTCCGCGGGTCTCGTCCTCTTCCTGCTGCCGATCACCAAGGGCAGTGACTGGGGCTGGAGCTCGGGCACCACGCTCGGCCTGTTCGGCGCCTCCGCCGTCGTGCTCGTGCTGTGGGGCGTGATGGAGCTGCGCGTCAAGGCGCCGCTGGTCGACCTGCGCACCACCGTCCGCCGCTCGGTGCTCTTCACCAACCTCGCCTCGATCATGGTCGGGGTCTCCTTCTACGTCGTCTCCCTCGTCCTGCCGCAGCTCCTCCAGCTGCCTGAGGCCACCGGTTACGGGCTCGGCCAGTCGATGGTGGTCGCCGGTCTGTGCGTGGCGCCGCTCGGCCTGACGATGATGTTCACCGCGCCGGTCTACGCCCGGATCTCCGCCAAGTACGGCCCCAAGGTCACGCTGATCATCGGCATGCTGATCATCGGGATCGGCTACGGCGCGGGGCTCGGCCTGATGAGCGCCGCCTGGCAGACGATCGTGATCGCGGTGGTCCTGGGCGCGGGCATCGGCCTCGCCTACTCCTCGCTGCCCGCGCTGATCGTCGGCTCCGTCCCGGCCTCGGAGACGGGCGCGGCCAACGGCCTCAACACCCTGATGCGCTCGATCGGCACGTCGGTGTCCAGCGCCGTCATCGGCATGGTGCTCGCGAACACGGCGAACGACGTCGGCGGTGTCGCGGTCCCGACCATGCACGGCTTCCGGGTCTCCTTCATGATCGCGACGGGCGCGGTGGCCGTCGGCCTGGTCATGGCCCTCTTCCTGCCCCGCCAGCGGCAGGCGACCAAGCCGCAGCTGCTCGCCAGCAGCGCCGAGGACGCCGCGCTGGAGCGGGCCCACGAGGTGCTCGGCGGCTTCCGCGGCCGGGTCCTGACCACCGCCGGTGATCCCGTCGCCCGCGCCAAGGTCACCCTGATCGACCGGCGCGGCCGTCAGGCGGGCGCCACGCTCTCCGGGGAGGACGGCTGCTACGCGCTGGCCGTGCCCGCCGAGGGCGCGTACGTCCTCGCCGCCCGGGCCGCGGGCCACGGTCCGCTCGCCTCCTCGGCGACGCACTCCGGCGACGACCGTCCGGTCGACCTGGATCTCGCCCTGCCGGGCGAGACCGTCCCCGCGTAG
- a CDS encoding class I SAM-dependent methyltransferase — protein MPAAPKPEILAAFEAAKGFMPLDEGLALYDAAVEAGRLGLPLLEVGTYCGRSTILLADAARAAGVTAITVDHHRGSEEQQPGWEYHDPSTVDPEIGRMDTLPTFRRTLHRAGLEEQVVAIVGRSPQIAAFWGTPLGLVFIDGGHTDEHASGDYEGWAPHVAEGGLLLIHDVFPDPADEFTGQAPYRVYLRALESGAFTEISVTDSLRVLRRTGAGIRGRG, from the coding sequence ATGCCCGCGGCACCCAAGCCGGAGATCCTCGCCGCCTTCGAGGCCGCCAAGGGCTTCATGCCGCTCGACGAGGGCCTCGCGCTATACGACGCCGCCGTCGAGGCGGGCCGGCTCGGACTGCCCCTCCTCGAGGTCGGCACCTACTGCGGGCGCTCCACGATCCTGCTCGCCGACGCGGCGCGCGCGGCCGGGGTGACGGCTATCACGGTCGACCATCACCGGGGCAGCGAGGAGCAGCAGCCCGGGTGGGAGTACCACGACCCGTCAACGGTCGACCCCGAGATCGGCCGGATGGACACGCTGCCCACCTTCCGCCGCACCCTCCACCGGGCGGGGCTCGAGGAGCAGGTGGTCGCGATCGTCGGCCGCTCACCGCAGATCGCCGCGTTCTGGGGGACGCCGCTCGGTCTCGTCTTCATCGACGGCGGCCACACGGACGAGCACGCGTCCGGCGACTACGAGGGCTGGGCCCCCCATGTGGCCGAGGGCGGCCTGCTGTTGATCCACGACGTGTTCCCGGACCCGGCCGACGAGTTCACCGGTCAGGCCCCGTACCGCGTCTACCTCCGGGCCCTGGAGTCGGGCGCGTTCACGGAGATCTCGGTGACCGACTCGCTGCGCGTCCTGCGGCGAACGGGAGCAGGGATCCGAGGTCGCGGTTAG
- a CDS encoding N-acetylmuramoyl-L-alanine amidase → MSYVGPDFDPPQPRRPGRGPMTVTLAALVTGSLVGWLVWQAVDDPGGSSGAASSSSISPTSPSSGAAASSASRTPSASGTGDAQHRSPSPSGTATRSGPSTAGGPGASGPLKGKVVVVDPGHNPGNFQHSAEINRKVNIGTNSKECDTTGTSTNAGYAEARFTLDVARRLRTLLQQEGATVKFTQDGDRSWGPCVDERARIGNDSHADAVVSIHADGSAAGNRGFHVILPASVHSGDADTRPIVARSRDLGERIAGNFVRATGSAPSNYVGGGTGLDVRSDLGGLNLSTVPKVFIECGNMRDSKDAALLTSGAWRQKAARGISEGIVGFLRG, encoded by the coding sequence GTGTCGTACGTAGGCCCTGACTTCGATCCTCCCCAGCCGCGCCGCCCCGGGCGCGGGCCGATGACGGTGACGCTCGCCGCGCTGGTGACGGGCTCACTGGTGGGATGGCTGGTGTGGCAGGCGGTGGATGACCCGGGCGGTTCCTCCGGAGCCGCCTCGTCCTCGTCCATCTCGCCGACGTCCCCGTCCTCCGGGGCCGCCGCGTCCTCCGCGTCCCGGACACCGTCGGCGTCCGGGACGGGTGACGCGCAGCACCGGAGCCCGTCGCCCTCCGGCACCGCCACCCGTTCCGGCCCCTCCACCGCGGGTGGTCCCGGCGCCTCCGGCCCGCTCAAGGGCAAGGTCGTGGTCGTCGACCCGGGACACAACCCGGGCAACTTCCAGCACTCGGCCGAGATCAACCGCAAGGTGAACATCGGCACGAACTCCAAGGAGTGCGACACCACCGGCACGTCTACCAACGCGGGTTACGCCGAAGCCCGGTTCACCCTCGATGTCGCCCGCAGGCTGCGCACGCTCCTCCAACAGGAGGGCGCCACGGTGAAGTTCACCCAGGACGGCGACCGCTCCTGGGGCCCGTGCGTCGACGAGCGGGCCCGGATCGGCAACGACTCGCACGCCGACGCGGTCGTCTCCATCCACGCGGACGGCTCCGCAGCCGGCAACCGCGGCTTCCACGTCATCCTCCCCGCGTCCGTCCACTCGGGCGACGCCGACACCCGGCCCATCGTCGCCCGGTCGCGCGATCTGGGTGAGCGCATCGCGGGCAACTTCGTCCGCGCCACCGGAAGCGCGCCCTCCAACTACGTCGGCGGCGGCACCGGACTGGACGTCCGCAGCGATCTCGGCGGTCTCAATCTGTCAACGGTTCCGAAGGTGTTCATCGAGTGCGGCAACATGCGCGATAGCAAGGACGCGGCGTTGCTGACCAGCGGCGCGTGGCGGCAGAAGGCGGCGCGTGGAATCTCTGAGGGAATCGTGGGTTTCCTGCGCGGGTAG
- a CDS encoding DUF5336 domain-containing protein yields the protein MNIRSLTRGDGVVIGAAVLLFIASFLAIFSIDDVPTADGRTVRVDSPSTWASGPFVLSVILAGILGAGLVVASRALPHVSKVAGLDLGPFGVAFTVFAAWSALGNVFDPTGGFNNIQGGGGGVGPGIGLILSLVATLIMAAAAIATPLVPALQVGLVPAPKPAAPQPYGGQPQGGYGYPGAQQPGQPYGGQPQQGQPFGAQPSQPQQAPAPQAQQPAGDFSPFWFAVPVPRPLFSEDGSPAPIAELAPGTWYLAVEQRGQHLVAQTQDGRRGVLQDISGIQRG from the coding sequence GTGAATATCCGCTCCCTCACTCGAGGCGACGGCGTGGTGATCGGAGCAGCGGTCCTGCTGTTCATCGCGTCGTTCCTCGCCATCTTTTCGATCGACGACGTTCCGACCGCCGACGGGCGAACGGTCCGCGTCGACAGCCCCAGCACCTGGGCGAGCGGCCCCTTCGTACTGAGCGTGATCCTGGCCGGCATCCTCGGAGCCGGACTGGTCGTCGCCTCCCGCGCGCTGCCGCACGTATCCAAGGTCGCCGGACTCGACCTCGGCCCGTTCGGTGTCGCCTTCACCGTCTTCGCCGCGTGGAGCGCGCTCGGGAACGTCTTCGACCCGACGGGCGGCTTCAACAACATCCAGGGCGGGGGCGGCGGTGTGGGCCCCGGCATCGGCCTCATCCTGTCCCTCGTCGCGACGCTGATCATGGCGGCCGCCGCGATCGCCACCCCGCTCGTCCCCGCGCTCCAGGTCGGCCTCGTGCCCGCCCCGAAGCCCGCCGCCCCCCAGCCCTACGGCGGTCAGCCGCAGGGTGGTTACGGGTACCCGGGTGCCCAGCAGCCGGGTCAGCCCTACGGCGGTCAGCCGCAGCAGGGGCAGCCGTTCGGCGCGCAGCCCAGCCAGCCGCAGCAGGCGCCGGCCCCGCAGGCGCAGCAGCCCGCCGGGGACTTCTCGCCGTTCTGGTTCGCCGTGCCGGTGCCGCGTCCGCTGTTCTCGGAGGACGGTTCGCCGGCGCCGATCGCCGAGCTCGCGCCGGGCACCTGGTACCTGGCCGTGGAGCAGCGCGGCCAGCACCTGGTGGCGCAGACGCAGGACGGTCGCCGCGGTGTGCTGCAGGACATCTCGGGGATCCAGCGCGGCTGA